In Ensifer canadensis, a genomic segment contains:
- a CDS encoding YciI family protein produces the protein MRVIVMVKATEDSEAGKMPSTELLDAMGKFNEELVNAGIMQAGEGLHPSSRGKRVAFDGASRLVIDGPFTETKELVAGFWIWQVKDMDEAIAWVKRCPNPMPGPSEIEIRPVFEAADFGDLITPEIAERDDRLRERIGGN, from the coding sequence ATGCGCGTGATAGTTATGGTGAAGGCGACCGAGGATAGCGAAGCGGGCAAGATGCCTTCGACCGAGTTGCTCGATGCCATGGGCAAGTTCAACGAAGAACTGGTCAACGCCGGCATCATGCAGGCGGGCGAAGGCCTGCATCCCTCGTCCAGGGGCAAGCGCGTCGCCTTCGACGGCGCAAGCCGCCTCGTCATCGACGGCCCCTTCACCGAGACCAAGGAGCTGGTCGCCGGCTTCTGGATCTGGCAGGTCAAGGACATGGACGAGGCGATCGCCTGGGTGAAGCGCTGCCCCAACCCGATGCCGGGCCCGAGCGAAATCGAAATCCGCCCAGTCTTCGAGGCCGCCGATTTCGGCGACCTGATCACCCCGGAGATCGCCGAGCGCGACGACCGCCTGCGCGAACGCATCGGCGGCAATTGA
- a CDS encoding metal-dependent hydrolase family protein, with product MVLLSRRRWIAAVLVLGACPAAWADDVLFENVRIFDGKGATSLSAPSNVLVKGNVITRISTSPVEAEGAQRIAGNGRTLMPGLIDAHWHAMLARSTPAESFGDVGFNNLVAGDEATDTLMRGFTTVRDVGGPVFGLKRAIDAGIVEGPRIYPSGAMITVTSGHGDFRQMTDLPRVIGGPLTRMEQIGGSIVVDSPDEVRMRVREQLMQGAALVKMTAGGGVSSPHSPLDVTTFTEAELRAAVEIADNWGTYVAAHAFTSHAIKTAIAAGVKCIEHGFLMDEETAKLIADKGIWLSLQPLPELLRQGFPEGSVERAKADEVWPGIGRTYELAKKYKIKTAWGTDVLFSRALAQQQGAILASLVRWYTPAEALSMATGTNAELLALSGPRNPYPGKLGVIEEGALADLLLVDGDPLGNIDLVADPANNFKIIMKDGIIYKNTLVK from the coding sequence ATGGTGCTGCTGTCCCGCAGGCGGTGGATTGCGGCAGTTCTCGTGCTCGGAGCCTGCCCGGCTGCGTGGGCGGATGATGTGCTTTTCGAGAACGTCCGCATTTTCGATGGAAAAGGAGCGACCTCGCTTTCGGCTCCGTCGAATGTACTGGTCAAAGGCAATGTGATCACTCGGATCTCGACAAGCCCTGTCGAAGCGGAGGGTGCCCAGCGCATTGCCGGGAACGGCCGAACGCTGATGCCGGGTCTTATCGATGCGCATTGGCACGCAATGCTGGCCCGGTCCACTCCTGCAGAATCGTTCGGCGACGTCGGCTTCAACAATCTTGTGGCCGGCGACGAGGCGACGGACACACTGATGCGTGGCTTCACCACCGTCCGCGATGTTGGAGGGCCGGTGTTCGGTCTGAAGCGCGCGATAGACGCCGGTATTGTCGAGGGCCCGCGCATCTACCCCTCCGGCGCCATGATCACCGTGACCAGCGGGCATGGAGACTTCCGCCAGATGACCGACCTGCCGCGGGTGATCGGCGGCCCGCTCACCCGCATGGAGCAGATCGGCGGGAGCATCGTCGTCGACAGCCCCGACGAGGTGCGCATGCGGGTCCGTGAGCAACTGATGCAGGGCGCGGCGCTGGTCAAGATGACGGCAGGTGGCGGCGTGTCGTCACCCCACAGCCCGCTGGATGTAACTACCTTTACCGAGGCTGAGCTGCGGGCCGCGGTCGAAATAGCCGACAATTGGGGCACCTACGTTGCGGCACACGCCTTCACGTCGCATGCGATCAAGACAGCGATTGCCGCCGGCGTGAAGTGCATCGAACACGGCTTCCTCATGGATGAGGAAACCGCCAAGCTGATTGCCGACAAGGGCATCTGGCTAAGCCTGCAACCGCTTCCCGAGTTGTTGCGGCAAGGCTTTCCTGAGGGATCGGTCGAGCGGGCCAAGGCAGATGAGGTGTGGCCCGGCATCGGCAGAACCTACGAGCTGGCGAAGAAGTACAAGATCAAGACGGCGTGGGGCACCGATGTCTTGTTCTCCCGCGCATTGGCGCAGCAGCAGGGGGCGATCCTCGCCTCCCTCGTTCGCTGGTACACGCCTGCCGAAGCGCTCTCCATGGCGACTGGGACTAATGCGGAGTTGCTGGCGCTATCCGGCCCGCGCAATCCCTATCCGGGAAAGCTCGGCGTGATCGAGGAGGGCGCGCTTGCCGATCTCCTGCTCGTCGACGGCGACCCGTTGGGCAACATCGACCTGGTGGCCGATCCCGCCAACAACTTCAAGATCATCATGAAGGACGGCATCATCTACAAGAACACGTTGGTGAAATAA
- a CDS encoding helix-turn-helix domain-containing protein — protein sequence MQPETRYSTMPTGEQLAQKGSGSVGTARGRRGGPDAEPHSLETRTADCTTSGNAGESEPPQAPTPDALLGALSAHVKAQRLRVLELELALADAEARILSQAQLLCGTNADGEGGLFSRRPVREIVEEVLIAYPGIGWADVIGVRRERRLVEPRHRCMAAVYDEREDLSLPALGRIFRRDHTSVLHAVNKGRAKR from the coding sequence ATGCAGCCTGAAACGAGATATTCGACGATGCCGACGGGCGAGCAGCTCGCCCAGAAGGGGTCCGGCAGCGTCGGCACCGCGCGCGGCAGGAGGGGCGGGCCGGATGCCGAGCCGCATTCTTTGGAAACGCGGACGGCGGACTGCACGACCAGCGGAAATGCCGGCGAAAGCGAGCCGCCGCAGGCGCCAACGCCCGACGCGTTGCTCGGCGCGCTCAGCGCCCATGTGAAGGCGCAGCGGCTGCGGGTGCTGGAGCTGGAGCTTGCGCTTGCCGACGCTGAAGCGCGGATCCTGTCGCAAGCGCAGCTGCTCTGCGGCACGAATGCCGACGGCGAGGGCGGCCTCTTCAGCCGCCGACCGGTGCGCGAGATCGTCGAGGAGGTGCTCATTGCCTATCCCGGCATCGGCTGGGCCGATGTGATCGGGGTTCGCCGGGAGCGCCGGCTGGTGGAGCCGCGCCACCGCTGCATGGCGGCGGTTTATGACGAGCGGGAGGACCTTTCGCTTCCGGCGCTCGGCCGCATCTTCCGGCGCGACCACACCTCGGTGCTGCACGCGGTCAACAAGGGCAGGGCGAAGCGATGA
- a CDS encoding S24 family peptidase, whose protein sequence is MDVGSGIWDAIAMDQLRRLIREAVDAKRTTYKDLSIAIGKNHAYIQQFVERESPRELRERDVRTITDLISATPDAGETGQPRNATGFNPQIVPGEQLVGHRDLPIFVAAQGGDGHVIVTFDAVEYVKRPSVLEGVKGAYGIYLTGTSMIPAYEPGDMALVHPHLPPARDKDVVLYHVPPANDAEAIIKRLVSFNDREWTLKQYNPYLEFTESRVEWSFCHRVVGKYSAR, encoded by the coding sequence TTGGACGTAGGAAGCGGAATCTGGGATGCCATTGCCATGGATCAATTGCGGCGCCTTATCCGGGAAGCAGTCGACGCGAAGAGGACGACCTACAAGGATCTGTCCATCGCGATCGGGAAGAACCACGCCTATATCCAGCAGTTCGTCGAGCGCGAGAGCCCGCGCGAACTGCGCGAACGTGACGTGCGCACCATCACCGACCTGATCAGCGCGACGCCGGACGCGGGCGAAACCGGCCAACCCCGCAACGCCACCGGTTTCAATCCGCAGATCGTGCCCGGCGAGCAGCTCGTCGGCCATCGCGACCTGCCGATTTTCGTTGCCGCCCAGGGCGGCGACGGCCATGTGATCGTCACCTTCGATGCGGTCGAATACGTCAAGCGCCCCTCGGTGCTCGAAGGCGTCAAGGGCGCCTATGGCATCTACCTCACCGGCACCTCGATGATTCCGGCCTATGAGCCCGGCGACATGGCGCTGGTGCATCCGCACCTGCCGCCGGCGCGCGACAAGGATGTCGTGCTCTACCACGTGCCACCCGCCAACGACGCCGAGGCGATCATCAAGCGCCTGGTGTCGTTCAACGACCGGGAATGGACGCTGAAGCAGTACAATCCCTATCTGGAATTCACCGAGAGCCGGGTGGAATGGTCCTTCTGCCACCGGGTCGTGGGCAAATACAGCGCCCGCTGA